From Microlunatus capsulatus, a single genomic window includes:
- a CDS encoding maleylpyruvate isomerase family mycothiol-dependent enzyme, with amino-acid sequence MSRRTDWHAVGHERSTLADLLEGLAPSEWAVHSLCPGWRVRDVAAHLTTTTRRVRPPGLLDEPSARLPAAPPPPPPDERSTEQLVADLRRPVPGAHVRPGAGARDALVEVLVHGQDIARPLGLERHVPPPLAVLAAERVWAAKPFRAAVRYPGVRFEADDADLVLGDGTTVTGPALAVLLALTGRSVALEELSGHGTGLLQRAFSRLG; translated from the coding sequence ATGAGCCGCCGGACGGACTGGCACGCCGTCGGGCACGAGCGGTCGACGCTCGCGGACCTGCTCGAGGGGCTCGCGCCCTCGGAGTGGGCCGTGCACTCGCTCTGCCCGGGCTGGCGGGTGCGGGACGTGGCCGCGCACCTGACCACCACGACGCGACGGGTGCGGCCGCCCGGGCTCCTCGACGAGCCGTCCGCCCGGCTGCCCGCCGCTCCCCCGCCGCCCCCGCCGGACGAGCGGTCGACCGAGCAGCTCGTCGCCGACCTGCGCCGTCCGGTGCCGGGGGCGCACGTCCGACCCGGTGCGGGGGCGCGGGACGCCCTCGTCGAGGTGCTGGTGCACGGCCAGGACATCGCCCGGCCGCTGGGCCTCGAGCGTCACGTCCCGCCGCCGCTGGCCGTTCTGGCCGCCGAGCGGGTCTGGGCGGCCAAGCCGTTCCGGGCCGCCGTCCGCTACCCCGGCGTCCGGTTCGAGGCCGACGACGCCGACCTCGTGCTGGGCGACGGGACGACCGTCACCGGACCCGCGCTCGCGGTGCTGCTGGCCCTGACCGGCCGGTCCGTCGCCCTCGAGGAGCTGTCCGGGCACGGCACCGGGCTGCTGCAGCGGGCGTTCAGCCGGCTGGGCTGA
- a CDS encoding FtsB family cell division protein has translation MISGAGASPVGPARRASRFGASLTTRAVALVVVLLVLTISYASSLRIYFAQSHEIASTRAEISERQERIADLQGQLGRWGDADYVRTQARQRLGWVVPGETGYQVVDAQGNPLGGGAEIESSGSTVAEPQDAWWAKLWGSVEAADQPAPAKPKEKTITTKTETADGTR, from the coding sequence GTGATCTCCGGGGCGGGTGCGAGCCCCGTCGGCCCCGCCCGCCGCGCGTCGCGGTTCGGCGCCAGCCTCACCACCCGGGCCGTCGCGCTCGTCGTCGTGCTGCTGGTGCTGACCATCTCCTACGCCTCGTCGCTCCGCATCTACTTCGCGCAGTCGCACGAGATCGCCTCCACCCGCGCCGAGATCAGCGAGCGCCAGGAGCGGATCGCCGACCTCCAGGGCCAGCTGGGCCGCTGGGGCGACGCCGACTACGTCCGCACCCAGGCCCGCCAGCGGCTCGGCTGGGTCGTCCCCGGGGAGACGGGCTACCAGGTCGTCGACGCCCAGGGGAACCCGCTGGGCGGGGGCGCGGAGATCGAGTCGTCGGGCAGCACGGTCGCCGAGCCGCAGGACGCCTGGTGGGCGAAGCTCTGGGGCTCGGTGGAGGCGGCCGACCAGCCGGCGCCGGCCAAGCCCAAGGAGAAGACCATCACGACCAAGACCGAGACGGCCGACGGCACCCGCTGA
- a CDS encoding Ppx/GppA phosphatase family protein, which yields MNRVAAVDCGTNSIRLLIAEPGPDGGLAELDRRTEVVRLGQGVDATGEFHPDALARTFAATDAYAALIRDAGVPSSRIRFVATSASRDARNREVFFAGIRERLGVTPEVISGDTEAQLSFVGALSRVAPAAEPVLVVDIGGGSTELIVGSAAGAVTSAISLDIGSVRLTERFLSAHPPAADAVAAATAHVDALLDTTGIDFAAVGTWIGVAGTATTLAGVHLGLEHYDRERVHGSVIALPDLRELFGRLLGSTVEQIRALPSMHPGRADVVTAGTLIAVRVAERLRVDGWLVSESDILDGTALDLLRRTDPTGPR from the coding sequence GTGAACCGCGTCGCGGCCGTCGACTGCGGCACCAACTCCATCCGGCTGCTGATCGCCGAGCCCGGTCCCGACGGCGGGCTGGCCGAGCTGGACCGGCGGACCGAGGTCGTCCGGCTGGGGCAGGGCGTGGACGCGACGGGGGAGTTCCACCCCGACGCCCTCGCCCGGACCTTCGCCGCCACCGACGCCTACGCCGCCCTGATCCGCGACGCCGGGGTGCCCAGCAGCCGGATCCGCTTCGTCGCCACCTCCGCCTCCCGCGACGCCCGCAACCGCGAGGTGTTCTTCGCCGGCATCCGCGAGCGGCTCGGGGTCACCCCGGAGGTGATCAGCGGCGACACCGAGGCGCAGCTGTCCTTCGTCGGCGCCCTCAGCCGGGTCGCCCCGGCCGCCGAGCCGGTGCTGGTCGTCGACATCGGCGGCGGGTCCACCGAGCTCATCGTGGGCAGCGCCGCCGGCGCGGTCACGTCGGCGATCTCCCTCGACATCGGCTCGGTCCGGCTGACCGAGCGCTTCCTCTCGGCGCACCCGCCGGCAGCCGACGCCGTCGCCGCGGCGACCGCGCACGTCGACGCCCTGCTCGACACCACCGGCATCGACTTCGCGGCGGTCGGCACCTGGATCGGGGTGGCCGGCACCGCCACCACCCTGGCCGGGGTCCACCTCGGCCTGGAGCACTACGACCGCGAGCGGGTGCACGGCTCGGTGATCGCGCTGCCCGACCTGCGGGAGCTGTTCGGCCGGCTGCTCGGCTCCACCGTCGAGCAGATCCGCGCGCTGCCCTCCATGCACCCCGGCCGGGCCGACGTCGTCACCGCGGGCACCCTGATCGCCGTCCGGGTGGCCGAGCGGCTGCGCGTCGACGGCTGGCTGGTCAGCGAGTCCGACATCCTCGACGGCACGGCGCTGGACCTGCTCCGCCGGACGGACCCGACCGGTCCGCGCTGA
- a CDS encoding hemerythrin domain-containing protein, with amino-acid sequence MSFPVVPTPDPGVRLAAEPSWDESTRPTGPAPDPDRTYSPRALSSGQHLVDIHDHLRDELEQVRGLVDQVLDGSADAVAARSRINEMTMRQNSWTLGAYCAAYCRVVTTHHTIEDQAMFPRLRAADPRLAPVVDRLELEHGVIHDVLERVDRALVAFVGPAADADGLQRAVDELTDTLLSHLSYEERELVEPLARLGVLV; translated from the coding sequence GTGAGCTTCCCCGTCGTCCCCACCCCTGACCCCGGCGTCCGGCTGGCGGCGGAGCCGTCGTGGGACGAGTCGACCCGGCCGACCGGCCCGGCGCCCGACCCGGACCGCACCTACAGCCCGCGGGCCCTCTCCTCGGGCCAGCACCTCGTCGACATCCACGACCACCTGCGTGACGAGCTGGAGCAGGTGCGCGGCCTCGTCGACCAGGTCCTCGACGGCTCCGCCGACGCGGTGGCCGCCCGGTCGCGGATCAACGAGATGACGATGCGGCAGAACAGCTGGACCCTCGGCGCCTACTGCGCCGCCTACTGCCGGGTGGTGACCACCCACCACACCATCGAGGACCAGGCGATGTTCCCCCGGCTCCGCGCCGCCGACCCGCGGCTCGCCCCCGTCGTCGACCGGCTGGAGCTGGAGCACGGCGTCATCCACGACGTCCTGGAGCGGGTCGACCGGGCGCTGGTCGCCTTCGTCGGACCGGCCGCCGACGCCGACGGGCTGCAGCGGGCCGTCGACGAGCTCACCGACACCCTGCTCTCCCACCTGTCCTACGAGGAGCGCGAGCTGGTCGAGCCCCTCGCCCGGCTGGGCGTGCTGGTCTGA
- a CDS encoding cystathionine beta-synthase: MQYVNSLTELIGNTPLVKLSRVTGDVAPLVLAKVEYLNPGGSVKDRIAVRMIEAAERDGSLQPGGTIVEPTSGNTGVGLAIAAQGRGYSCVFVCPDKVSEDKRNVLAAYGARVVVCPTAVEPDHPDSYYSTSDRLVREIPGAWKPDQYSNPNNPLSHYETTGPEIWAQTEGRITHFVAGMGTGGTISGAGRYLKEVSGGRVQVIGADPSGSVYSGGSGRPYLVEGVGEDFWPSTYDATIADRVIEVSDADSFAMTRRLAREEALLVGGSCGMATAAAVRLAAEIEDPDAVVVVLLPDSGRGYLTKIFNDDWLARYGFAPRPAGSVRVVGDVLREKSGDLPSLVHTHPNETIAEAVAILREYGVSQMPVVKAEPPVMAAEVVGSVSERGLLGALFSHRAGPADPVATVMEQPLPTLGATEAVDGAVALLVDADALLVLDDGHPVGVLTRQDLLGDVR, translated from the coding sequence GTGCAGTACGTGAACTCCCTGACCGAGCTGATCGGCAACACCCCGCTGGTCAAGCTCTCGCGCGTGACCGGTGACGTGGCCCCCCTGGTGCTGGCCAAGGTCGAGTACCTCAACCCCGGCGGCTCGGTGAAGGACCGGATCGCGGTCCGGATGATCGAGGCGGCCGAGCGCGACGGCTCCCTGCAGCCCGGCGGCACCATCGTCGAGCCCACCAGCGGCAACACCGGCGTCGGGCTGGCCATCGCCGCCCAGGGCCGGGGCTACTCCTGCGTCTTCGTCTGCCCGGACAAGGTGAGCGAGGACAAGCGGAACGTGCTGGCCGCCTACGGCGCCCGCGTCGTCGTCTGCCCGACCGCGGTCGAGCCCGACCACCCCGACTCCTACTACTCGACGTCGGACCGCCTGGTGCGCGAGATCCCGGGCGCCTGGAAGCCCGACCAGTACAGCAACCCGAACAACCCGCTGAGCCACTACGAGACGACCGGGCCCGAGATCTGGGCCCAGACCGAGGGCCGGATCACCCACTTCGTCGCCGGGATGGGGACGGGCGGCACCATCAGCGGCGCCGGGCGCTACCTCAAGGAGGTCTCCGGCGGTCGCGTCCAGGTGATCGGCGCGGACCCCAGCGGCTCGGTGTACTCGGGCGGCTCGGGCCGGCCCTACCTCGTCGAGGGGGTGGGCGAGGACTTCTGGCCCTCCACCTACGACGCCACCATCGCCGACCGGGTGATCGAGGTCTCCGACGCCGACTCCTTCGCCATGACCCGGCGGCTGGCCCGCGAGGAGGCCCTGCTGGTGGGCGGCTCCTGCGGGATGGCGACCGCGGCCGCCGTCCGGCTGGCCGCCGAGATCGAGGACCCGGACGCCGTCGTCGTCGTGCTGCTGCCCGACTCCGGCCGCGGCTACCTCACCAAGATCTTCAACGACGACTGGCTGGCCCGCTACGGGTTCGCCCCGCGCCCGGCCGGCTCGGTGCGCGTCGTCGGCGACGTGCTGCGCGAGAAGTCGGGCGACCTGCCCTCGCTGGTGCACACCCACCCCAACGAGACCATCGCCGAGGCCGTCGCCATCCTGCGCGAGTACGGCGTCTCGCAGATGCCCGTGGTCAAGGCCGAGCCGCCGGTGATGGCGGCCGAGGTCGTCGGCTCGGTCAGCGAGCGCGGCCTGCTCGGGGCGCTGTTCAGCCACCGGGCCGGCCCCGCCGACCCGGTCGCCACGGTCATGGAGCAGCCGCTGCCCACCCTCGGGGCCACCGAGGCCGTCGACGGCGCCGTGGCCCTGCTGGTGGACGCCGACGCCCTGCTGGTCCTCGACGACGGGCACCCCGTCGGCGTCCTGACCCGGCAGGACCTGCTCGGCGACGTGCGCTGA
- the eno gene encoding phosphopyruvate hydratase — translation MASIEFVGAREILDSRGNPTVEVEVILDDGSEGRAAVPSGASTGAFEAVELRDGDARYGGKGVSKAVLGVIDQLGPELVGYEASEQRLVDQAMLDLDGTDNKSKLGANAILGVSLAVAHAAANSADLPLYRYVGGPNAHTLPVPMMNIVNGGSHADSDVDVQEFMIAPIGATTFRDALEQGASVYHALKSVLKKQGLSTGLGDEGGFAPNLPANVAALELISTAVESTGLKLGTDIALALDVAASEFFRDGVYHWEGGTKSADEMTAIYEQWVRDFPIVSIEDPLAEDDWAGWTALNARIGDRVQVVGDDLFVTNVTRLQRGITEKAASALLVKVNQIGSLTETLDAVDLAHRAGFRCMMSHRSGETEDTTIADLAVATNCGQIKSGAPARTDRVAKYNQLLRIEEDLDDAARYAGVGAFPRFQA, via the coding sequence GTGGCGAGTATCGAGTTCGTCGGCGCACGCGAAATCCTGGATTCCCGCGGCAACCCCACGGTCGAGGTCGAGGTCATCCTCGACGACGGCTCCGAGGGCCGGGCCGCGGTCCCCTCCGGCGCCTCCACCGGCGCGTTCGAGGCGGTGGAGCTGCGTGACGGCGACGCCCGCTACGGCGGCAAGGGCGTCAGCAAGGCCGTCCTCGGCGTCATCGACCAGCTCGGGCCCGAGCTCGTCGGCTACGAGGCCAGCGAGCAGCGCCTCGTCGACCAGGCGATGCTGGACCTCGACGGCACCGACAACAAGTCCAAGCTGGGCGCGAACGCCATCCTCGGCGTCTCGCTGGCCGTGGCCCACGCCGCCGCCAACTCCGCGGACCTGCCGCTCTACCGCTATGTCGGCGGCCCGAACGCCCACACCCTGCCGGTGCCGATGATGAACATCGTCAACGGCGGCTCGCACGCCGACTCCGACGTCGACGTGCAGGAGTTCATGATCGCCCCGATCGGCGCGACCACCTTCCGCGACGCCCTCGAGCAGGGCGCGTCGGTCTACCACGCGCTGAAGTCGGTGCTGAAGAAGCAGGGCCTCTCGACCGGCCTCGGCGACGAGGGCGGCTTCGCCCCGAACCTGCCGGCCAACGTCGCCGCGCTCGAGCTGATCTCCACCGCCGTCGAGTCGACCGGCCTGAAGCTGGGCACCGACATCGCGCTGGCCCTGGACGTCGCCGCCAGCGAGTTCTTCCGCGACGGGGTCTACCACTGGGAGGGCGGTACCAAGTCCGCCGACGAGATGACCGCGATCTACGAGCAGTGGGTCCGCGACTTCCCGATCGTGTCCATCGAGGACCCGCTGGCCGAGGACGACTGGGCCGGCTGGACCGCGCTGAACGCCCGCATCGGCGACCGCGTCCAGGTCGTGGGCGACGACCTCTTCGTCACCAACGTGACCCGCCTGCAGCGCGGCATCACCGAGAAGGCGGCGTCCGCGCTGCTGGTGAAGGTCAACCAGATCGGCTCGCTGACCGAGACCCTCGACGCCGTCGACCTCGCCCACCGCGCCGGCTTCCGCTGCATGATGAGCCACCGCTCGGGCGAGACCGAGGACACGACGATCGCCGACCTGGCCGTGGCCACGAACTGCGGGCAGATCAAGTCCGGGGCGCCCGCGCGCACCGACCGGGTGGCCAAGTACAACCAGCTGCTGCGCATCGAGGAGGACCTCGACGACGCGGCCCGCTACGCCGGCGTCGGCGCGTTCCCGCGGTTCCAGGCCTGA
- a CDS encoding Bax inhibitor-1/YccA family protein, with protein MLRSSNPILSKQDAFTPAAPQYGQNSYGRSPYQQYPPEAYGQPAPVQQAPEGRMTFDDVVTKTAVTLGVLAIAAGLAWYLVPAALYFPAMVLSGLVGFVAVMIVSLRRVVNPGLVLFYAAVEGVFIGMISKVFEGYYPGIVAQAVVATFFAAGVTLAAYKFFNIRVTAKFQKIVVLSTIAFAALMLVNFVFSLVSGTGGLRGGITGPVGPLALGISAIAIVLAVLNLVLDFDYIEKGVAMGAPARESWRGAFGLTVTMVWLYVEMLRLLSYLRR; from the coding sequence ATGTTGCGCAGTTCGAACCCGATCCTCTCCAAGCAGGACGCGTTCACGCCCGCAGCACCGCAGTACGGCCAGAACTCCTACGGTCGTTCGCCGTACCAGCAGTACCCGCCGGAGGCCTACGGCCAGCCGGCGCCGGTGCAGCAGGCCCCCGAAGGTCGGATGACCTTCGACGACGTCGTCACCAAGACCGCCGTCACCCTCGGCGTGCTGGCCATCGCGGCCGGGCTCGCCTGGTACCTGGTGCCCGCGGCGCTGTACTTCCCGGCGATGGTCCTCTCGGGTCTCGTCGGCTTCGTCGCCGTCATGATCGTCTCGCTCCGCCGGGTGGTGAACCCGGGCCTCGTGCTGTTCTACGCCGCCGTCGAGGGTGTCTTCATCGGCATGATCAGCAAGGTCTTCGAGGGGTACTACCCCGGCATCGTGGCCCAGGCCGTGGTGGCGACCTTCTTCGCGGCCGGCGTCACCCTGGCGGCCTACAAGTTCTTCAACATCCGGGTCACCGCCAAGTTCCAGAAGATCGTGGTCCTCTCGACGATCGCCTTCGCAGCGCTGATGCTCGTGAACTTCGTCTTCAGCCTGGTGAGCGGCACCGGCGGTCTCCGCGGTGGCATCACCGGCCCCGTCGGCCCGCTGGCCCTGGGCATCTCGGCCATCGCCATCGTGCTCGCGGTGCTCAACCTGGTGCTCGACTTCGACTACATCGAGAAGGGTGTCGCCATGGGCGCCCCGGCCCGTGAGTCGTGGCGCGGGGCGTTCGGCCTGACCGTCACCATGGTCTGGCTCTACGTCGAGATGCTGCGCCTGCTGTCCTACCTCCGCCGGTAA
- a CDS encoding NUDIX hydrolase translates to MSGTVVLDRPLVHGVDPAVLVHDAGWTLVRPLSAVRDDDGEIVLTLRVRALAGEPRPHDPGRGRDAGLELPPDAELEVRQRVAAYAVVLSGRGLLATEYSDRTAVPGRWGMPGGGIDEGEQPADAVLREVAEETDQAVLLDELVSVQTSHWVGRSPRGTLEDFQAVRLVYRATCPAPAEPRVLDVGGTTESARWVPLDAWPQVPWTHNWELLLAELLP, encoded by the coding sequence ATGTCGGGCACCGTCGTCCTGGACCGGCCGCTGGTGCACGGGGTCGACCCGGCCGTCCTGGTCCACGACGCCGGCTGGACCCTCGTCCGGCCGCTGTCCGCCGTCCGCGACGACGACGGCGAGATCGTCCTCACCCTCCGCGTCCGGGCCCTGGCCGGGGAGCCGCGGCCGCACGACCCGGGCCGCGGCCGCGACGCCGGCCTGGAGCTGCCGCCCGACGCCGAGCTGGAGGTGCGGCAGCGGGTCGCCGCCTACGCCGTCGTGCTGTCGGGCCGAGGGCTGCTGGCCACCGAGTACTCCGACCGGACGGCGGTGCCCGGGCGCTGGGGCATGCCGGGCGGCGGGATCGACGAGGGCGAGCAGCCGGCCGACGCCGTGCTCCGCGAGGTCGCGGAGGAGACCGACCAGGCCGTCCTCCTGGACGAGCTGGTCTCGGTGCAGACTTCCCACTGGGTCGGCCGCAGCCCGCGCGGCACCCTGGAGGACTTCCAGGCGGTCCGCCTGGTCTACCGCGCGACCTGCCCGGCACCGGCCGAGCCGCGGGTGCTCGACGTCGGCGGGACCACCGAGTCCGCGCGCTGGGTCCCGCTGGACGCGTGGCCGCAGGTGCCGTGGACCCACAACTGGGAGCTCCTGCTGGCGGAGCTGCTGCCGTGA
- a CDS encoding DUF501 domain-containing protein, which produces MREPLTAEDETTVTAQLQRPPRGVAGVAARCPCGKPSVVATVPRLADGTPFPTTYYLTCPRATSACSTLESQGVMATMTARLQEDEALAAAYRSAHEAYLRDRAELGEVPEIAGVSAGGMPDRVKCLHVLVAHSLAAGPGVNPLGDEALAAVGEFWRRPCLPDDGGDPSADGSAPATTGEHR; this is translated from the coding sequence GTGCGCGAACCCCTGACGGCGGAGGACGAGACGACGGTGACGGCCCAGCTGCAGCGGCCCCCGCGCGGCGTGGCCGGGGTGGCGGCCCGCTGCCCCTGCGGCAAGCCGTCGGTGGTGGCCACCGTGCCGCGGCTCGCCGATGGCACCCCGTTCCCCACCACCTACTACCTGACCTGCCCGCGGGCGACGTCGGCCTGCTCGACCCTGGAGTCCCAGGGCGTGATGGCGACGATGACCGCGCGGCTGCAGGAGGACGAGGCGCTGGCCGCGGCCTACCGGTCCGCCCACGAGGCGTACCTGCGCGACCGCGCCGAGCTGGGCGAGGTGCCCGAGATCGCCGGCGTCAGCGCCGGCGGGATGCCCGACCGGGTCAAGTGCCTGCACGTCCTGGTCGCGCACAGCCTGGCCGCGGGGCCGGGCGTCAACCCGCTGGGCGACGAGGCCCTGGCCGCGGTGGGCGAGTTCTGGCGCCGACCCTGCCTGCCCGACGACGGGGGCGACCCCTCGGCCGACGGCTCCGCACCGGCGACGACCGGGGAGCACCGGTGA
- a CDS encoding GNAT family N-acetyltransferase → MTAAEVHDEPERSRFTARVEGRLAGVAAYELADGVITFTHTVVGDDFEGQGVGSALARTALDAARERGLAVVPRCPFIAGWIEHHPDYADLVRDA, encoded by the coding sequence ATGACTGCAGCTGAGGTGCACGACGAACCGGAGCGCTCGCGGTTCACGGCGCGGGTGGAGGGCCGGCTCGCCGGCGTGGCCGCCTACGAGCTCGCCGATGGGGTCATCACCTTCACCCACACCGTCGTCGGCGACGACTTCGAGGGCCAGGGCGTCGGCAGCGCCCTGGCCCGGACGGCGCTGGACGCCGCCCGGGAGCGCGGCCTCGCCGTCGTCCCCCGCTGCCCCTTCATCGCCGGCTGGATCGAGCACCACCCCGACTACGCCGACCTGGTGCGGGACGCGTGA
- a CDS encoding 1-phosphofructokinase family hexose kinase, with amino-acid sequence MITVAALSPSLDLTYLLDSYRLGRMHRVPGPVAVAGGKALNMARAASAVGAEVVVVVLLGGPTGVRVSRIARAEGLDLVVVGADAETRTCVSVAAADTGELTEIYEDPPAVPPAVLTRLEGVLAAELGRRPGWLSISGRGPVGSADAVPDLVRLGAAHGARVAVDTHGESLPGAVAARPALLKINRAEAAEVLGVPEGGDLAAMAAALHERSGAAVVLTDSTAGAVTAGTDGVWAVGPSARRGRYAVGSGDSFLGGLLAGLDAGDPLAEAVRLGTGCAVANALVPGQGHFDVAVARAVAAEVVLSRLG; translated from the coding sequence GTGATCACGGTCGCCGCGCTCAGCCCGTCCCTCGACCTGACCTACCTGCTCGACTCCTACCGGCTGGGCCGGATGCACCGCGTCCCCGGGCCCGTCGCCGTCGCCGGCGGCAAGGCGCTGAACATGGCGCGGGCCGCCAGCGCCGTCGGGGCCGAGGTGGTCGTCGTCGTGCTGCTGGGCGGCCCCACCGGGGTGCGGGTCTCCCGGATCGCCCGCGCGGAGGGGCTCGACCTCGTCGTCGTCGGAGCCGACGCCGAGACCCGGACCTGCGTGTCGGTCGCCGCGGCCGACACCGGTGAGCTGACCGAGATCTACGAGGACCCCCCCGCCGTCCCGCCCGCGGTGCTCACCCGGCTGGAGGGGGTGCTGGCCGCCGAGCTCGGCCGCCGGCCGGGCTGGCTGTCGATCTCGGGCCGCGGACCCGTCGGCTCCGCCGACGCCGTGCCGGACCTGGTGCGGCTGGGTGCGGCGCACGGGGCGCGGGTCGCCGTCGACACCCACGGCGAGTCGCTGCCCGGGGCCGTCGCCGCCCGACCGGCCCTGCTGAAGATCAACCGGGCCGAGGCGGCCGAGGTGCTGGGCGTGCCCGAGGGCGGCGACCTGGCCGCGATGGCCGCCGCGCTGCACGAGCGCAGCGGGGCGGCGGTGGTGCTCACCGACTCGACCGCCGGGGCGGTGACGGCCGGGACCGACGGGGTCTGGGCGGTCGGCCCCTCCGCGCGCCGGGGCCGCTACGCCGTCGGCAGCGGCGACAGCTTCCTGGGCGGGCTGCTGGCCGGCCTGGACGCCGGGGACCCGCTGGCCGAGGCCGTCCGGCTGGGCACGGGCTGCGCCGTCGCGAACGCCCTGGTCCCCGGCCAGGGGCACTTCGACGTGGCGGTGGCAAGGGCGGTGGCCGCCGAGGTGGTGCTCAGCCGGCTCGGCTGA
- a CDS encoding metallophosphoesterase family protein has protein sequence MLARHAAAVRSRRALWAGVLRALGTTLLAALLALPFAAAWGLGHAEVEDYVGPHRVTFATSFSGEIAVDLGPIGKAFLPSPVAPVGVTATVGSVGTAASTLNSLFSSETLAAYTSLYEEPEVVVEAIVDELQVDALLQGAKAEAVLLLAFAVWRLRSQLLSPWVARTVTRRRTGAVYVAVLVLVLGSVLAPSTPAGTRIPVTIAAGSRFASVTVDSRVLADLLDRGIRGVTLLSGRQQAAVQTYIDTAVDDLSAQLDRLPQPGPGETMLLGFSDLHCNQAMTELITRLAQATRPRVVLSSGDDTVNGTAVEKTCIRREAGIAAGAQVPLVVASGNHDSDVTETQQRAEGMVVLDGSTVDAAGLRVLGDDDPEHNVPFSQDRTLDRPETEEQLGTRMLQAAATRPVDVLMVHQPAASVVLMSATDPGARLITWGHFHSESGPTVVTHGDGSWTVGMQQGTAGGVRQPTITSFSTPFSPPLKTADVYFYFRDDATGLITGVQAVHFTPEADVVIDAPTATGDLDALPEETRARLGGASPSPTATPTG, from the coding sequence GTGCTGGCGCGCCACGCCGCGGCGGTGCGCTCGCGCCGCGCGCTCTGGGCCGGGGTGCTGCGGGCGCTGGGCACCACCCTGCTGGCCGCCCTGCTCGCGCTGCCGTTCGCGGCGGCCTGGGGCCTCGGCCACGCCGAGGTCGAGGACTACGTCGGCCCGCACCGGGTCACCTTCGCCACCAGCTTCTCCGGCGAGATCGCCGTCGACCTGGGGCCGATCGGCAAGGCGTTCCTGCCCAGCCCGGTCGCCCCCGTCGGGGTGACGGCGACCGTCGGCAGCGTCGGGACGGCCGCGTCCACGCTGAACTCGCTGTTCTCCTCCGAGACGCTCGCCGCCTACACCAGCCTCTACGAGGAGCCGGAGGTGGTCGTCGAGGCCATCGTCGACGAGCTCCAGGTGGACGCCCTGCTGCAGGGCGCGAAGGCCGAGGCCGTCCTGCTGCTGGCCTTCGCCGTCTGGCGGCTGCGCAGCCAGCTGCTCAGCCCGTGGGTGGCCCGGACGGTCACCCGCCGCCGGACGGGCGCGGTCTACGTCGCCGTCCTCGTCCTGGTGCTCGGCTCGGTGCTGGCGCCCAGCACGCCGGCCGGCACCCGCATCCCGGTGACCATCGCCGCGGGCAGCCGGTTCGCCTCGGTGACCGTCGACAGCCGGGTGCTCGCCGACCTGCTCGACCGCGGCATCCGCGGGGTCACCCTGCTGAGCGGGCGCCAGCAGGCCGCCGTCCAGACCTACATCGACACCGCGGTCGACGACCTGTCCGCCCAGCTCGACCGGCTGCCGCAGCCCGGTCCCGGCGAGACGATGCTGCTGGGTTTCAGCGACCTGCACTGCAACCAGGCGATGACCGAGCTGATCACCCGGCTGGCCCAGGCCACCCGGCCGCGGGTGGTGCTGAGCTCGGGCGACGACACCGTCAACGGCACGGCGGTGGAGAAGACGTGCATCCGCCGCGAGGCCGGCATCGCGGCCGGCGCCCAGGTCCCGCTGGTGGTGGCCAGCGGCAACCACGACTCCGACGTCACCGAGACCCAGCAGCGGGCCGAGGGGATGGTGGTGCTCGACGGCAGCACCGTCGACGCGGCCGGGCTGCGGGTGCTCGGCGACGACGACCCCGAGCACAACGTGCCGTTCAGCCAGGACCGGACGCTGGACCGCCCCGAGACCGAGGAGCAGCTGGGGACCCGGATGCTGCAGGCGGCCGCGACCCGCCCCGTCGACGTCCTCATGGTCCACCAGCCGGCGGCGTCGGTGGTGCTGATGTCGGCGACCGACCCCGGCGCCCGGCTCATCACCTGGGGGCACTTCCACAGCGAGTCCGGGCCCACCGTCGTCACCCACGGCGACGGCTCGTGGACCGTCGGCATGCAGCAGGGCACCGCCGGCGGCGTGCGCCAGCCCACGATCACCTCGTTCAGCACGCCGTTCTCGCCGCCGCTGAAGACCGCCGACGTCTACTTCTACTTCCGCGACGACGCCACCGGGCTCATCACCGGGGTGCAGGCGGTGCACTTCACGCCCGAGGCGGACGTCGTCATCGACGCGCCCACGGCGACGGGGGACCTCGACGCGCTCCCCGAGGAGACGCGCGCCCGGCTCGGCGGGGCCAGCCCCTCGCCCACGGCGACGCCGACCGGCTGA